One stretch of Pradoshia sp. D12 DNA includes these proteins:
- the trhA gene encoding PAQR family membrane homeostasis protein TrhA yields MKDIHVYSKGEEIANAVTHGLGVILSIVALILLVFHSSIYGTAWHIVSFTIFGITMLLMYLCSTLLHSLPQGKAKNVFEIFDHSAIYFFIAGTYTPFCFIVLDGWTRWTLFGIVWGIAFGGTVFKSFFVKKYMIVSTLLYIVMGWMIVFAWKPLVNFLEPNGMILLVTGGILYTVGAIFYVWRGFKFHHAIWHLFVIAGSVMHFFCILFYLLPWDK; encoded by the coding sequence ATGAAGGACATTCATGTTTATAGCAAAGGTGAAGAAATCGCAAATGCAGTTACCCATGGCCTGGGTGTTATATTAAGTATAGTAGCGCTGATTTTGCTGGTTTTCCATTCCTCTATATATGGGACCGCTTGGCACATCGTTAGTTTTACTATATTTGGAATAACAATGCTTCTTATGTATCTGTGCTCCACTCTTTTGCACAGCTTACCCCAGGGCAAAGCTAAGAATGTATTTGAAATATTCGACCATTCAGCTATCTATTTTTTTATCGCAGGTACGTACACGCCATTTTGTTTTATTGTATTGGACGGTTGGACACGTTGGACTTTATTCGGTATTGTCTGGGGAATAGCTTTTGGGGGAACAGTTTTTAAATCATTTTTTGTTAAAAAATATATGATCGTATCAACACTTCTTTACATAGTAATGGGTTGGATGATTGTCTTCGCATGGAAACCATTGGTCAACTTCCTTGAGCCAAATGGAATGATTTTATTAGTTACTGGAGGTATTCTATACACGGTAGGTGCTATCTTTTATGTATGGAGAGGCTTCAAATTCCATCATGCCATTTGGCATCTTTTCGTTATCGCCGGAAGTGTTATGCATTTCTTCTGTATTCTCTTCTACTTACTTCCATGGGATAAATAA
- a CDS encoding Cof-type HAD-IIB family hydrolase — protein sequence MRLIATDMDGTLLNGKGRISKENIIAIEKAQAEGIQVVIVTGRPYSYALMPLELAGLCCPVIALNGAEIRDEQGEVLNKLPLKKEWCRSIQKVLENKNVYIEFFTNVGVFSKSMEQYIDIRMQLKMERFPYADEALMLEDVRRRAEERFKFEHCHFVDNFEGIYLDEELIIYKILVLSADMDELARINSELAGETEYIITSSERGNIEFNHPKAQKGTSLKMLADQFNIEMKEVMALGDHLNDVSMLQLAGRGVAMGNASDEVKELCQYHTKTNVEHGVACAIEEVLAIRQV from the coding sequence TTGAGATTAATTGCAACAGACATGGATGGGACTTTGTTGAATGGTAAAGGTCGTATCAGTAAGGAGAATATAATCGCAATTGAAAAAGCACAGGCGGAAGGGATTCAGGTAGTTATTGTTACAGGAAGACCATACAGTTATGCCTTGATGCCATTGGAACTGGCTGGATTGTGTTGTCCTGTAATTGCATTAAACGGAGCTGAAATAAGAGACGAGCAGGGAGAAGTATTAAATAAACTCCCACTAAAAAAAGAATGGTGCCGCTCAATTCAAAAAGTACTGGAAAATAAAAACGTATATATTGAGTTTTTTACTAACGTTGGAGTTTTTTCTAAAAGTATGGAACAGTATATTGACATTAGAATGCAATTAAAAATGGAGAGATTCCCATACGCTGATGAAGCTCTAATGCTAGAGGATGTTAGAAGAAGAGCGGAGGAACGATTTAAATTCGAACACTGCCATTTTGTAGATAACTTTGAAGGTATATACCTGGATGAAGAATTGATTATCTATAAGATTTTAGTATTATCAGCTGATATGGATGAATTGGCACGTATAAATAGCGAATTAGCCGGTGAAACCGAGTATATCATTACCTCTTCTGAGCGCGGAAACATAGAATTTAATCATCCAAAAGCTCAGAAAGGAACATCATTAAAGATGTTGGCTGATCAATTTAATATCGAGATGAAAGAAGTTATGGCACTTGGTGACCATTTAAATGATGTTTCCATGCTTCAGCTGGCTGGACGTGGAGTAGCTATGGGAAATGCTTCCGATGAGGTGAAAGAACTCTGCCAATATCATACTAAAACGAATGTAGAACATGGTGTTGCCTGTGCGATTGAAGAAGTCCTTGCAATACGTCAAGTTTAA
- a CDS encoding GNAT family N-acetyltransferase — MTISTENIMELITVDQWDDAYSIMKQLRTDLDKHSYLELMNQMHKEGYRLFALFLGEEVVAVIGVSSRVNFYNKRHIIVHDLVTTESKRSRGYGEKLLVFIHEWAKENGANYVALESALSRTDAHRFYEEKLGYDKWCYSFRKKL, encoded by the coding sequence ATGACGATAAGCACAGAAAATATTATGGAATTGATTACGGTTGACCAATGGGATGATGCATATTCAATAATGAAGCAATTACGTACTGATTTGGATAAGCATTCGTATTTAGAATTAATGAATCAAATGCATAAAGAAGGGTACAGGCTTTTTGCATTGTTTTTAGGTGAAGAAGTGGTAGCTGTAATTGGTGTTAGTTCTCGTGTGAATTTCTATAATAAACGTCATATCATTGTTCATGATTTGGTAACAACTGAAAGTAAACGTTCGAGAGGATATGGGGAAAAGCTGCTTGTTTTTATTCATGAATGGGCTAAGGAAAATGGTGCGAATTATGTAGCATTAGAATCTGCTCTTTCACGCACGGATGCTCACCGCTTCTATGAAGAAAAGTTAGGCTACGATAAATGGTGTTACTCATTTCGTAAAAAGCTGTAA
- a CDS encoding DHA2 family efflux MFS transporter permease subunit, protein MMAVLAVAAFIGLFSETALNLALINIMHDFNIEASTAQWLTTGYLLTLGILVPVSAILIQTFTTRQLFFFSLAMGIVGTLIGGLAHSFPILVSARVIQAIGTAILLPLMTNCTLIIFPPHKRGVVMGLMGLVIMSAPAFGPTFSGIIVDQLSWHWIFWTCLPILLLSMGAGIFIMKNVTKLTKPKIDIRSVILSSIGFGGIVYGFSAAGEGGGGWGEAHVLLPIGIGLFFLILFSFRQIYTDNPMINLRVFTYPMFSLGVSLVFLAMLMILSNAILLPMYLKGGLLLSAFTAGLTVLPGGIMNGIMSPINGKLMDKYGARWLVVIGFVLTSIASILFLQITADTSLSTIIIMHVCLSIGIAFIMMPSQTNGLNQLPRKYYPDGTAVMSTLQQIAGAIGTALAITFMTMGQNSYLNEAGSYPNSEVLTEALIYGVKKGYILIMVASITGLLLSLFLKRVKV, encoded by the coding sequence ATGATGGCAGTTTTGGCAGTGGCAGCATTCATTGGTTTATTCAGTGAAACAGCCTTAAATTTGGCTTTAATCAATATTATGCATGACTTTAATATAGAAGCTTCAACAGCACAATGGCTGACCACAGGATATTTATTGACATTGGGAATTTTGGTACCTGTTTCGGCTATCTTAATTCAAACGTTTACGACCAGGCAATTGTTTTTTTTCTCTCTGGCGATGGGAATTGTTGGCACATTGATTGGTGGCCTTGCGCATTCATTTCCTATATTGGTGTCGGCGCGAGTCATCCAGGCCATTGGAACCGCTATTCTTTTACCCTTAATGACTAATTGCACACTTATTATTTTTCCTCCGCATAAACGTGGGGTAGTGATGGGATTAATGGGGCTTGTTATCATGTCTGCTCCTGCATTTGGCCCTACCTTCTCTGGAATCATTGTAGACCAATTAAGTTGGCATTGGATTTTTTGGACATGTTTGCCGATATTATTGCTTTCCATGGGTGCCGGGATATTTATTATGAAAAATGTTACAAAACTAACAAAACCAAAGATCGATATAAGGTCAGTAATACTTTCCTCAATTGGATTTGGCGGGATTGTTTACGGATTTAGTGCTGCCGGAGAGGGCGGAGGTGGATGGGGAGAAGCACATGTGTTACTCCCTATTGGAATCGGTCTATTTTTCTTGATATTGTTCTCCTTCCGTCAAATTTATACTGATAATCCTATGATTAATTTGCGCGTATTCACTTACCCTATGTTTTCCCTGGGTGTCTCATTGGTTTTTTTAGCTATGTTAATGATTTTATCGAATGCCATTCTATTACCGATGTATTTAAAAGGAGGGCTACTATTATCGGCATTTACAGCTGGTTTAACGGTTTTGCCTGGTGGGATAATGAATGGGATTATGTCTCCAATTAACGGAAAATTAATGGATAAATATGGGGCGAGATGGTTGGTGGTTATTGGGTTTGTATTAACTAGTATAGCGAGTATTTTATTTTTACAAATCACAGCTGATACTTCTTTATCGACAATTATCATAATGCATGTTTGCTTATCAATTGGCATTGCTTTTATCATGATGCCTTCACAGACAAATGGCTTAAATCAATTACCCAGAAAATATTATCCTGATGGGACCGCTGTCATGAGCACGCTTCAGCAAATTGCCGGAGCTATCGGAACTGCATTGGCGATTACCTTTATGACAATGGGGCAAAATTCATATTTAAATGAAGCAGGGAGTTATCCTAATTCAGAGGTTCTAACGGAGGCTCTCATTTATGGTGTGAAAAAAGGGTATATCCTTATAATGGTTGCTTCAATTACCGGGTTATTATTATCTTTATTTCTGAAAAGAGTGAAAGTATAG
- a CDS encoding UDP-N-acetylmuramoyl-L-alanyl-D-glutamate--2,6-diaminopimelate ligase, translating into MKLKNLLSDVAKVSDKDKEIYITGIANNSLEVKEGFIFVAITGFQVDGHTYIEKAIEAGARVIIGEKEITDLSVPYIRVENSRAILADLAKRFYPVQADRTIIGVTGTNGKTTTSFMLKHILEAYGRSCSLFGSVYNYINGEKSTPSVNTTMDALQLQKELSRSQDDIVIMEVSSHALSQYRVKGISYDYALFTNLDHDHLDYHKDMDDYFSVKAQLFTQLKPDGAAVINTNNKWGSKLEKRLCGTNDQIFCVGNKESDLYIQQNKTGDIQFVYKNKEIYPIRLSIKGKHNIQNAALAFLTARNMCVPGEVIINALQSFPGVPGRFEVVNHPTGAQLVVDYAHTCDAFAQCLKTGREMGAKRIIHIFGFRGNRDVTKRRGMVEISKKHSDLCILTLDDLGTESFEGMIEALHDLKPSAKGKVIPDRTSAIECAWKIAKDGDWIFITGKGNEVYKNTYLLPTNSDIDTLTYLSKEEKTVKVI; encoded by the coding sequence TTGAAGCTTAAAAATTTGTTGAGTGATGTCGCAAAAGTGTCAGATAAGGATAAAGAAATATATATTACCGGGATTGCTAATAATTCATTAGAGGTAAAAGAGGGATTCATATTTGTAGCCATTACAGGATTTCAGGTGGATGGTCATACGTATATTGAAAAGGCAATTGAAGCTGGAGCGAGAGTTATAATCGGCGAAAAAGAAATCACTGATCTATCGGTCCCGTATATTAGGGTTGAAAATAGCCGCGCTATCCTGGCTGATTTAGCTAAACGTTTTTATCCTGTGCAAGCAGATAGAACAATTATTGGAGTAACAGGTACAAATGGAAAAACTACTACTTCGTTTATGTTGAAGCATATCCTTGAAGCTTATGGTAGATCCTGTTCTTTATTTGGTTCGGTTTATAATTATATAAATGGTGAAAAATCTACACCCTCTGTAAATACAACCATGGATGCATTGCAATTACAAAAAGAATTATCAAGAAGTCAAGATGATATTGTCATAATGGAAGTATCTTCACACGCACTGTCACAATATCGAGTGAAAGGGATTAGCTATGATTATGCTCTTTTTACAAACTTAGACCATGACCATTTAGATTATCATAAGGATATGGATGATTATTTTTCAGTAAAAGCACAGCTTTTTACTCAATTAAAGCCAGATGGTGCTGCTGTGATTAATACGAATAACAAATGGGGCAGTAAACTTGAAAAAAGGTTATGCGGTACTAATGACCAAATTTTTTGTGTAGGGAATAAAGAATCTGATTTGTATATTCAGCAAAATAAAACGGGTGATATACAGTTTGTATATAAAAATAAAGAAATCTATCCTATTAGGCTTTCTATTAAGGGAAAACATAATATTCAAAATGCGGCGCTTGCATTTCTAACAGCGAGAAATATGTGTGTACCAGGTGAAGTAATAATTAATGCACTACAATCATTCCCTGGCGTGCCGGGGAGATTTGAAGTAGTGAATCACCCGACAGGTGCACAGTTAGTTGTAGATTATGCTCATACTTGCGATGCTTTTGCACAATGTCTTAAAACCGGAAGAGAGATGGGGGCAAAGCGCATCATTCATATCTTTGGATTTAGGGGAAATCGAGATGTGACAAAGAGACGTGGTATGGTTGAAATCTCGAAAAAGCACAGTGACCTATGTATTTTAACGCTGGATGATTTAGGGACCGAATCTTTTGAGGGGATGATAGAAGCACTACATGATTTAAAGCCATCTGCCAAAGGGAAGGTCATACCGGATCGTACGTCGGCAATCGAATGTGCTTGGAAAATTGCAAAAGATGGTGACTGGATTTTTATTACCGGAAAAGGCAATGAAGTTTATAAAAATACGTATCTTTTACCGACTAATTCCGACATAGATACATTAACTTATCTTTCAAAAGAGGAAAAAACAGTTAAGGTAATTTGA
- a CDS encoding DegV family protein produces the protein MKQEPPRIAWITDTTCTLNENFIKKNRINIIPLQIVIDGVSYKETIDITEKEFYERMASENTTFQSSQPSIGEFVELYEKLKEEYDYGIAFHCSGKLSGTFSTSVMAAEQVGFKLFAIDSRTGSYPLSYLMKKGIELFEQGFDAEEIVRQIEEIKTNARLFLIPSNLNQLHKSGRVSGSQRLIANLFNIKPILSIETEGAKIREKVRTEKRAIHYILDLLREDMKVCKVSKIVVIHADDEENARKLEKQINEEFNSIPTERMLLVPVAGVHTGVGTIGVSWVCE, from the coding sequence ATGAAACAAGAACCACCAAGAATTGCTTGGATTACAGACACGACATGCACATTAAACGAGAATTTTATTAAAAAAAATCGAATAAATATTATTCCTTTACAAATTGTTATCGATGGAGTTTCATACAAAGAAACAATTGATATTACAGAAAAAGAATTTTACGAAAGAATGGCAAGTGAAAATACCACTTTCCAATCATCACAACCATCAATTGGTGAATTTGTTGAATTATATGAAAAACTGAAAGAAGAGTATGATTATGGAATAGCGTTCCATTGCTCGGGTAAACTATCTGGTACTTTTTCAACATCTGTAATGGCTGCTGAGCAAGTAGGTTTTAAATTGTTTGCAATTGATTCACGTACTGGATCTTACCCTCTTTCTTATTTGATGAAAAAAGGTATAGAGTTATTTGAACAGGGTTTTGATGCTGAAGAAATTGTCAGACAAATCGAAGAAATCAAAACGAATGCAAGGCTTTTCCTCATACCGTCTAATCTTAATCAGCTCCATAAAAGCGGGCGAGTCTCAGGAAGCCAACGGCTCATTGCTAACTTGTTTAATATTAAGCCTATTCTTTCTATAGAAACAGAAGGGGCTAAAATTAGAGAAAAAGTTAGAACTGAAAAGAGAGCTATCCATTATATATTGGATTTATTAAGAGAAGATATGAAAGTTTGTAAGGTTAGTAAAATAGTAGTTATCCATGCTGATGACGAAGAAAATGCGCGTAAATTGGAAAAACAAATAAATGAAGAATTTAACTCCATTCCTACTGAGCGAATGCTATTGGTTCCTGTTGCTGGAGTCCATACAGGAGTAGGAACAATCGGAGTCTCATGGGTATGTGAATAA
- a CDS encoding DUF6612 family protein: MLKKSVSYLGSIFFILFLTACNEEASPVSKNGNEVAKAEETKNGESELTAKEVYKKMVEASSEVKSLGLKLDIDQEISTEADGIILTTETRTDSKMIQEPFSLYQQIEIYYKNPATGEQEGKIDQYLTDEGFFMHDIEGDQWGRYNADYTEVAKGLNLQPGTNQLDSLKDLESFADDFTFEQEADQYVLTLAGNDEKLNEYVKGSLPANIPELETALKSMTLQEVEYEIFIDKNTFLPSVMNVDMNIGISENGNSLVLEQSIESSYYDYNKIDKIVLPKEALDNPNEINLNDTTSM; this comes from the coding sequence ATGTTGAAGAAGTCAGTATCTTATTTGGGAAGTATTTTTTTCATTTTATTTTTAACTGCTTGTAATGAGGAAGCTTCACCGGTATCTAAAAATGGCAATGAGGTAGCAAAGGCAGAGGAAACAAAAAATGGTGAATCTGAACTAACAGCCAAGGAAGTCTATAAAAAAATGGTTGAGGCTTCTTCTGAAGTTAAAAGTCTTGGTCTTAAATTAGATATAGATCAAGAAATATCAACTGAAGCTGATGGAATCATTTTGACAACAGAAACAAGGACAGACTCTAAAATGATTCAGGAACCTTTCTCCTTATACCAACAGATTGAAATTTATTATAAAAATCCAGCAACCGGAGAACAGGAAGGTAAAATCGATCAATATTTAACAGATGAAGGATTTTTCATGCACGATATCGAGGGAGATCAGTGGGGAAGATATAATGCAGATTATACTGAGGTGGCGAAAGGGCTTAATTTACAGCCGGGAACGAATCAATTAGATTCTCTGAAAGATTTAGAGTCATTTGCAGACGACTTTACCTTTGAGCAGGAAGCTGATCAATATGTTTTAACTTTAGCAGGCAATGATGAAAAATTAAATGAATACGTAAAAGGATCATTACCTGCTAATATACCTGAATTAGAAACAGCTCTGAAATCTATGACACTACAAGAAGTCGAATATGAAATCTTTATAGACAAAAATACTTTTTTACCATCGGTGATGAATGTAGATATGAATATAGGTATCTCGGAAAACGGAAATTCCCTTGTATTAGAACAAAGTATTGAATCTAGCTACTATGACTATAATAAAATTGATAAGATTGTACTTCCTAAGGAAGCATTGGATAATCCAAACGAAATAAATTTAAATGATACAACCAGTATGTAA
- a CDS encoding DUF3900 domain-containing protein, producing the protein MEFEIKFLSFFVVETEDKEQPTAKHYQTLDTDEYEESALKDFLDGEFKKIVKRKVDRHPNSEQVPTKLGHFIIEPGHTLDSNPNYNAFNRTRFADNKEDFKAFSEEFVHAYLDTSAVRGGVFVMASAVPRKFFEHRFLFLMKCDFEPKVASISDEKTLIRNVEMAITTKNMKSILYPHMPEEGMIEESELKIHQSSHARYFEDFLKFVEYGESKQELVKNHVIDMVQEHIGEVYEPESEERRQFEEAIEIWADSPKRELQERLTTEQVVEAAAQIVEQEPDIELKMKLDNTNIKGLLADFGETIHLAKINNRYVLVIEAEQILFEKGFSPIEFHKPDDLHRVIDKINKKTYENNTF; encoded by the coding sequence ATGGAATTTGAGATTAAATTTTTATCTTTCTTTGTTGTGGAAACAGAAGATAAGGAACAGCCTACAGCTAAGCATTATCAAACACTTGATACAGATGAATATGAGGAAAGTGCTCTTAAAGATTTCCTTGATGGCGAATTCAAGAAAATCGTAAAGCGTAAAGTCGATCGTCATCCCAATTCAGAACAAGTACCAACAAAGCTGGGCCATTTTATAATTGAACCAGGTCATACATTGGATTCAAATCCAAACTACAATGCATTTAACCGTACTCGCTTTGCTGATAATAAAGAAGATTTTAAAGCATTCAGTGAGGAATTCGTTCATGCTTATCTTGATACAAGTGCAGTTCGGGGCGGTGTGTTTGTTATGGCTTCAGCCGTACCGCGGAAATTTTTCGAACATCGATTTTTATTTTTAATGAAATGTGATTTTGAACCAAAGGTCGCTTCTATATCTGATGAAAAAACATTAATTCGCAATGTCGAGATGGCCATCACTACTAAAAATATGAAATCCATTCTATACCCTCATATGCCTGAAGAAGGCATGATTGAGGAAAGCGAATTAAAAATTCATCAATCCTCACATGCCCGATATTTCGAAGATTTTTTAAAATTTGTAGAGTATGGTGAATCTAAACAAGAATTAGTGAAGAATCATGTCATTGACATGGTACAGGAGCATATTGGTGAAGTATATGAGCCCGAAAGTGAGGAACGCCGTCAGTTTGAAGAAGCTATTGAAATCTGGGCTGACAGTCCCAAGCGTGAGCTTCAGGAACGATTAACAACTGAACAAGTTGTAGAAGCAGCCGCTCAAATTGTTGAACAAGAACCGGATATTGAACTAAAGATGAAGCTGGATAATACGAATATTAAAGGATTGCTGGCCGATTTCGGTGAAACCATTCATTTAGCCAAAATTAACAATCGTTATGTATTGGTGATTGAAGCAGAGCAAATTTTATTTGAGAAGGGATTCTCCCCCATCGAATTCCACAAACCTGATGACCTGCATAGGGTAATCGATAAAATAAATAAAAAGACCTATGAAAATAATACTTTTTAA
- the dacB gene encoding D-alanyl-D-alanine carboxypeptidase/D-alanyl-D-alanine-endopeptidase, giving the protein MYKQMKWLCLLMVVMVISFSSVSPLKKDEASNAAGGSQLSSKIAKVLSHPDLKGASIGISVRNASNGKIIYKHNGDTRLRPASSMKLVTGAAALQLLGENYRFKTEIYTDGKQKGSTLKGNIYIRGKGDPTLGEKDLDNIALALKKKGIKKIKGNLVADDTWYDQIRLSLDMPWSDEQEYYGAQISGLTFSPNADYDAGTVIIQVKSGNKVGKAASVTMTPKTDYVKISNKTKVGKVNSKNTVKIHRKHGSNGITVTGNVPLNSGTTKTWISVWEPTRYTLALFKRSLEKQGIKITGNYTAGKIPAKPTKLATDHSPKLGTILVPYMKLSNNTISEVLVKEMGRVKGKVGSWDKGLSVVEGQFVDLGIGNDAILMRDGSGLSHVSMISANALTNLLYKAQTKPWYKTYKNALPVAGDSDRSVGGTLRNRMKGTAAQGKIIAKTGTISTVSSLTGYVKGKKGNKYVFSIIINNAKKENQLKKIEDEMAVILASN; this is encoded by the coding sequence TTGTACAAGCAGATGAAATGGTTATGTCTGTTAATGGTTGTTATGGTTATTAGTTTTAGCTCTGTCAGTCCCTTGAAAAAGGACGAGGCTTCTAATGCCGCTGGAGGAAGCCAGTTAAGCTCTAAAATCGCCAAGGTGCTAAGCCATCCTGATTTAAAAGGTGCCAGTATTGGAATAAGCGTGAGAAATGCATCTAATGGAAAAATAATATACAAGCATAATGGGGATACCAGATTAAGGCCGGCCTCAAGTATGAAGTTAGTTACCGGTGCTGCTGCTCTTCAATTACTTGGAGAAAACTATCGTTTCAAAACTGAGATCTATACAGATGGTAAACAAAAAGGAAGTACCTTAAAGGGAAATATTTACATCAGGGGGAAGGGGGATCCTACTCTAGGGGAGAAGGATCTAGACAATATTGCTTTAGCTCTAAAAAAGAAGGGGATAAAGAAGATTAAAGGAAATCTTGTGGCGGATGATACATGGTATGACCAAATCCGATTATCATTGGATATGCCATGGAGTGATGAGCAAGAGTATTATGGTGCTCAAATTTCTGGATTAACCTTTTCCCCCAATGCTGATTATGATGCAGGTACAGTGATTATACAAGTCAAGTCTGGCAATAAAGTAGGTAAAGCCGCCTCTGTAACCATGACTCCAAAGACGGATTATGTGAAGATATCGAACAAAACCAAAGTTGGTAAGGTTAACAGTAAAAATACTGTTAAGATACATAGAAAACATGGCAGCAATGGAATTACTGTCACCGGGAATGTCCCTCTAAATTCCGGTACTACAAAAACATGGATTTCTGTATGGGAGCCTACTCGATATACCCTTGCTTTATTTAAAAGATCTTTAGAAAAGCAAGGCATTAAAATTACTGGGAATTATACAGCCGGAAAAATACCAGCTAAGCCTACAAAGCTTGCCACCGACCATTCACCTAAATTGGGTACGATTCTTGTACCATATATGAAGCTTAGTAATAATACAATATCTGAGGTTCTTGTAAAAGAAATGGGCAGGGTAAAAGGAAAAGTGGGAAGCTGGGATAAGGGATTATCAGTTGTTGAGGGCCAGTTTGTCGATTTGGGGATTGGAAATGATGCCATACTTATGAGAGACGGTTCAGGGTTGTCTCATGTTAGTATGATCTCAGCTAACGCATTAACAAATTTACTTTATAAAGCGCAAACCAAACCATGGTATAAAACATATAAGAATGCACTTCCAGTAGCAGGTGATAGTGATCGAAGTGTAGGAGGGACATTAAGAAACAGAATGAAGGGCACAGCTGCACAAGGTAAAATCATAGCCAAAACAGGTACGATTTCAACGGTCAGTAGTTTGACGGGATATGTAAAAGGAAAGAAGGGGAATAAATACGTTTTCTCCATCATTATTAACAATGCCAAGAAAGAAAATCAGCTGAAGAAAATTGAAGACGAGATGGCTGTCATTCTGGCTAGCAATTAG
- a CDS encoding DUF4306 domain-containing protein translates to MKLKTIIPLSASLLLLCLSTMAAFYEGSALRDDIFEWRWSTPFTMLTAERISHADQVSKLDYLVYAAKLQPFFPAIMLICLISILILASYIGIKNAKTHAYYFSVLACVMASAGLMILSDHVGTKFIYSSILLSGVIISSLLAYQHFTQTLTQSTFKQNET, encoded by the coding sequence ATGAAACTGAAAACCATTATTCCGCTTTCAGCTTCATTGTTATTGCTATGTTTATCAACAATGGCCGCTTTCTATGAAGGAAGTGCTCTCCGAGATGACATTTTCGAATGGCGGTGGTCCACTCCATTTACTATGCTTACAGCAGAAAGAATTTCACATGCCGATCAAGTATCAAAATTAGATTACCTGGTTTATGCTGCAAAACTCCAGCCGTTTTTTCCTGCTATTATGTTGATATGTCTCATTAGTATCCTCATCTTAGCTAGTTATATTGGTATTAAAAATGCAAAGACTCATGCTTATTATTTTTCGGTCTTGGCTTGTGTAATGGCAAGTGCAGGTTTAATGATACTCTCTGATCATGTGGGGACAAAATTTATTTATTCCAGCATACTACTATCAGGAGTTATTATTTCCTCTCTCTTAGCCTATCAGCACTTTACTCAAACACTCACACAATCTACATTTAAGCAAAATGAGACTTAA
- a CDS encoding endonuclease I family protein: MKKRIHPSFSHSYEIILQDTVHFLLALFHKNPSHRLIKETLNVCYDSIIHVTQPLTRQLQEQPTEKIEFQLVTDMINEIYYDEKEDQSIIDMYYKNLPLDDFSNDNLVSELTELLTRTHNPQLSYSTSRKALHSWVDLREDGQIKSIYSGQSLNPSNVIAQDKLLEDAAIDQMIQVLSKDFGVLHEHKNILIESVLRSLQFNIEHVIPQSWFEKRHPMVGDLHHLFTCEKDCNSFRSNIPYYDFEDYKPGAYKEVIKSFCGKRDGNQRFEPENGKGEIARACLYFLMRYPDEIIQEKMSLIDIDLYKKWHNNHPVSLHEKHRNWAIFKLQGNRNPYIDFPELDFT, translated from the coding sequence ATGAAAAAAAGAATCCATCCGTCTTTTTCTCATTCCTATGAAATAATCTTGCAGGATACCGTCCATTTTTTGCTAGCTTTATTCCATAAAAATCCCTCACACCGTTTGATAAAGGAAACTCTTAATGTATGCTATGACTCTATTATTCATGTTACACAACCCCTTACCCGCCAACTTCAGGAACAACCTACAGAGAAAATTGAATTCCAGCTAGTTACAGACATGATTAATGAAATTTATTACGATGAAAAAGAGGACCAGAGCATTATTGATATGTATTACAAAAACCTTCCACTGGATGACTTTTCAAATGACAATTTAGTTTCGGAGCTGACCGAATTGCTGACAAGAACTCATAATCCCCAGCTCTCCTATTCAACCAGCAGAAAAGCGCTCCATTCATGGGTAGATTTGCGTGAAGATGGTCAAATAAAAAGCATATATTCCGGCCAAAGCTTAAATCCCAGTAATGTAATTGCTCAGGATAAACTGCTGGAAGATGCGGCAATCGACCAAATGATACAAGTATTGAGTAAGGATTTCGGAGTGCTTCATGAACATAAAAATATATTGATTGAGTCCGTATTGCGGTCTCTCCAATTCAATATTGAACATGTCATTCCACAATCGTGGTTTGAGAAAAGACACCCCATGGTTGGAGATCTTCATCATTTATTTACGTGTGAAAAAGATTGTAATTCATTCAGAAGTAATATTCCTTATTATGATTTTGAAGACTACAAACCTGGAGCTTATAAAGAAGTCATAAAATCCTTTTGCGGAAAAAGAGATGGCAATCAAAGGTTTGAGCCTGAAAATGGCAAAGGTGAAATAGCACGAGCATGCTTATATTTTTTAATGAGGTATCCTGATGAAATTATACAAGAAAAAATGTCATTGATTGATATCGACCTATACAAAAAATGGCACAACAACCATCCGGTCTCTCTTCATGAAAAACATCGAAATTGGGCAATTTTTAAACTCCAAGGAAATCGAAATCCCTATATTGATTTTCCTGAGCTGGATTTCACATGA